A genomic stretch from Myripristis murdjan chromosome 12, fMyrMur1.1, whole genome shotgun sequence includes:
- the sptan1 gene encoding spectrin alpha chain, non-erythrocytic 1 isoform X3, which translates to MSQDTYVETRGSWLEKADRMDTTGVKVLETADDIQERRQQVLDRYRRFKELSMMRRQKLEDSYRFQFFRRDADELEKWIQEKLQIASDENYKDPSNLQGKLQKHQAFEAEVQANAGAIIKLDETGNLMISEGHFASETIRTRLEELHSLWDLLLRRTKEKGMRLLQAQKLVQYLRECEDALDWITDKEAMATSEELGQDLEHVELLQKKFEEFQTDLAAHEERVNEVNQLAAKLTQEAHPELELIVRKQDEVNTAWQRLKGLAQQRQGKLFGAAEVQRFNRDVDETISWIKEKEQLMASDDFGRDLASVQALLRKHEGLERDLVALEDKVNTLGGDAERLQQTHPQNASQIHLKKDELITNWEQIRTLAAERHARLNDSYRLQRFTADFRDLTSWVTEMKALINADELANDVAGAEALLDRHQEHKGEIDAHEDSFRATDEAGQALLNTSHYASEEVKEKLGILAEEKESLLELWEVRRQQYEQCMDLQLFYRDTEQVDNWMSKQEAFLLNEDLGDSLDSVEALLKKHEDFEKSLSAQEEKITALDEFATKLIQNNHYAKEDVATRRDALLSRRNALHERAQSRRAALEDSFHLQQFFRDSDELKSWINEKMKTATDEAYKDPSNLQGKVQKHQAFEAELSANQSRIDALQKSGQELLDGKHYASAEVAGRMEEVSSQWKKLLEATELKGIKLREANQQQQFNRNVEDIELWLYEVEGHLASDDFGKDLTSVQNLQKKHALLEADVAAHQDRIDGITIQARQFQEAGHFDADNIRKKQEALVVRYEALREPMAARKQKLSDSLRLQQLFRDVEDEETWIREKEPIAASTNRGKDLIGVQNLLKKHQALQAEISGHEPRIKAVTQKGEAMVDEGHFAGEEVKVKLGELNGRWDNLKAKASQRRQDLEDSLQAQQYFADANEAESWMREKEPIVGSTDYGKDEDSAEALLKKHEALMSDLIAYGSSIQGLKEQAQSCRQQVAPTDDETGKELVLALYDYQEKSPREVTMKKGDILTLLNSTNKDWWKVEVNDRQGFVPAAYVKKLDPTQSSSRENLLDEQGSIALRQDQIENQYGTLLELGEKRKDMLEKSCKKFMLFREANELQQWINEKESALTNEEVGSDLEQVEVLQKKFDDFQKDLKANESRLRDINKVASELESEGLMAEEAPMVQAQQQELLGAAPGKDEADSKNASPWKNIRLAVQTTANFNTIKELNNRWRSLQQLAEERSNMLGSAHEVQRFHRDADETKEWIEEKNQALNTDNYGHDLASVQALQRKHEGFERDLAALGDKVNSLGETAERLIQSHPEAVDDIQEKCTELNTAWSSLVGRADQRKDKLGNSHDLQRFLSDFRDLMSWINGIRGLVSSEELAKDVTGAEALLERHQEHRTEIDARAGTFQAFEQFGQQLLARGHYASPEIQQKLEALDRERADLEKAWVQRRMMLDQCLELQLFNRDCEQAENWMAAREAFLASDDKGDSLDSVEALIKKHEDFDKAINVQEEKIAALQSFADQLIGADHYAKPEIFNRRNEVLDRWRRLKAQMIEKRSKLGESQTLQQFSRDVDEIEAWISEKLQTATDESYKDPTNIQLSKLLSKHQKHQAFEAELHANADRIRGVIDTGNSLIQRGACAGSEDAVKARLNALDEQWQFLVNKSAEKSQKLKEANKQQNFNTGIKDFDFWLSEVEALLASEDYGKDLASVNNLLKKHQLLEADISAHEDRLKDLNGQADSLMASNAFDTSQVKDKRDAVNGRFTKIKSMAAGRRAKLNESHRLHQFFRDLDDEESWIKEKKLLVSSEDYGRDLTGVQNLRKKHKRLEAELGAHEPAIQSVLDTGKKLSDDNTIGQEEIQQRLAQFVDHWKELKDLSGARGQRLEESLEYQQFVANVEEEEAWINEKLNLVGSEDYGDTLAAVQGLLKKHEAFETDFTVHRDRVNDVCANGDELIKKNNHHVDNISAKMAALRGKVSELERAAAQRKAKLDENSAFLQFNWKADVVESWIGEKENSLKTDDYGRDLSSVQTLLTKQETFDAGLQAFQQEGITNITALKDQLLAAKHVQSKAIEARHAALMKRWNQLLSNSAARKKKLLEAQEHFRKVEDLFLTFAKKASAFNSWFENAEEDLTDPVRCNSLEEIRALREAHEAFRSSLSSAQADFNQLAELDRQIKSYQVVSNPYTWFTMEALEETWRNLQKIIKERELELQKEQRRQEENDKLRQEFAQHANAFHQWLQETRSCMVEESGTLESQLEATKRKHQEIRAMRSQLKKIEDLGAAMEEALILDNKYTEHSTVGLAQQWDQLDQLGMRMQHNLEQQIQARNTTGVTEEALKEFSMMFKHFDKEKSGRLNHQEFKSCLRSLGYDLPMVEEGEPDPEFESILDTVDPNRDGNVSLQEYMAFMISRETENVKSSEEIESAFRALSTENKPYVTKEELYQNLTKEQADYCLSHMKPYLDSKGRELPSAFDFVEFTRSLFVN; encoded by the exons AGAATGGATACCACTGGGGTAAAAGTGCTGGAGACAGCCGATGACATCCAGGAGCGCCGCCAGCAGGTGCTGGACCGGTACCGGCGCTTCAAGGAGCTGTCTATGATGCGCCGGCAGAAACTGGAAGACTCATATCGATTTCAGTTCTTCCGCCGTGATGCTGATGAGCTTGAGAAGTGGATCCAGGAGAAGCTGCAGATCGCCTCTGATGAGAACTACAAGGACCCCTCCAACCTGCAG GGCAAGCTGCAGAAACATCAGGCCTTCGAAGCTGAAGTTCAGGCCAACGCAGGGGCCATCATCAAACTGGACGAGACTGGAAACCTCATGATCAGCGAGGGCCATTTTGCCTCCGAGACCATCCGA ACTCGTTTGGAGGAGCTGCATTCCCTGTGGGACCTCCTGCTGCGGAGAACCAAGGAGAAGGGCATGCGGCTCCTGCAGGCCCAGAAATTGGTGCAGTACCTGCGCGAGTGTGAAGATGCCCTCGACTGGATCACTGACAAG GAGGCCATGGCCACCTCAGAGGAGCTGGGCCAGGACCTGGAGCATGTGGAGCTCCTCCAGAAGAAGTTTGAGGAGTTCCAGACAGACCTGGCGGCCCACGAGGAGCGTGTCAATGAGGTCAATCAGCTGGCAGCCAAACTGACCCAGGAGGCCCACCCTGAGCTTGAGTTGATCGTCCGCAAGCAGGATGAAGTCAACACTGCCTGGCAGCGCCTCAAAGGTCTGGCCCAGCAAAGGCAGGGCAAGCTGTTTGGAGCTGCTGAGGTGCAGCGCTTCAACAG GGATGTGGATGAGACCATCAGCTGGATCAAGGAGAAGGAGCAGCTCATGGCTTCTGATGACTTTGGACGTGACCTGGCCAGCGTGCAGGCCCTGCTGCGCAAACACGAGGGTCTGGAGAGAGACCTGGTTGCTCTGGAAGACAAG GTGAACACACTTGGTGGTGATGCAGAGCGCCTGCAGCAGACACATCCCCAGAACGCCTCTCAGATCCACTTGAAGAAGGACGAGCTCATCACCAACTGGGAACAGATTCGCACTCTGGCTGCTGAACGTCACGCCCGCCTGAATGACTCCTATCG GCTGCAGCGTTTCACTGCTGACTTCAGAGACCTGACCAGCTGGGTGACAGAGATGAAGGCCTTGATCAATGCCGATGAATTGGCCAACGATGTGGCTGGAGCTGAAGCTCTGCTGGACCGCCACCAGGAACACAAG GGAGAGATTGATGCCCACGAGGACAGTTTCAGAGCCACTGATGAAGCTGGCCAGGCCTTGCTCAACACAAGCCACTATGCCTCTGAGGAGGTTAAGGAGAAG CTGGGCATACTCGCAGAGGAGAAGGAGTCTCTTCTGGAATTGTGGGAAGTTCGCCGGCAGCAGTATGAGCAGTGCATGGACTTGCAGCTCTTCTACAGGGACACCGAGCAAGTTGACAACTGGATGAGCAAACAAGAG GCTTTCCTCCTGAACGAGGACCTTGGTGACTCCCTGGACAGCGTTGAGGCCTTGCTGAAAAAACATGAAGACTTTGAGAAGTCACTCAGTGCCCAGGAAGAGAAGATCACT GCCCTTGATGAGTTCGCTACCAAACTAATCCAGAACAACCACTATGCCAAAGAGGATGTGGCCACCCGCAGAGATGCT CTGCTCAGCCGTCGTAATGCCCTGCATGAACGTGCCCAGTCTCGCCGCGCTGCCTTGGAGGACTCCTTCCACCTGCAGCAGTTCTTCAGGGACTCTGATGAGCTTAAGAGCTGGATTAACGAGAAGATGAAGACTGCCACCGATGAGGCTTACAAG GACCCCTCAAACCTGCAGGGCAAGGTGCAGAAACACCAAGCCTTTGAAGCTGAGCTGTCGGCTAACCAGAGCCGCATCGACGCTCTGCAGAAGTCTGGCCAGGAACTGCTCGATGGAAAACATTATGCCTCGGCTGAAGTGGCTGGCCGCATGGAGGAAGTCAGCTCGCAGTGGAAGAAACTGCTAGAAGCCACTGAGCTTAAGG GCATCAAGCTCCGTGAGgccaaccagcagcagcagttcaaCAGGAACGTAGAGGATATTGAGCTGTGGCTGTACGAGGTGGAGGGCCACTTGGCTTCAGACGACTTTGGAAAAGACCTGACCAGTGTCCAGAACCTGCAGAAGAAACATGCCCTGCTGGAGGCTGACGTAGCCGCTCACCAG GACCGAATTGACGGCATAACAATCCAGGCACGCCAGTTCCAAGAAGCTGGACATTTTGATGCTGACAACATTCGCAAGAAACAGGAGGCTTTGGTGGTTCGTTATGAGGCTCTACGTGAGCCCATGGCTGCCCGTAAGCAGAAACTGTCCGACTCGCTGCGGCTCCAGCAGCTCTTCAGAGAcgtggaggatgaggagaccTGGATCCGTGAGAAAGAGCCAATCGCCGCCTCTACTAACCGAG GCAAAGACTTGATTGGTGTTCAGAACCTCCTGAAGAAGCACCAGGCCCTGCAGGCTGAGATCTCTGGTCACGAGCCCCGCATTAAGGCTGTCACACAGAAAGGAGAGGCCATGGTGGATGAAG GGCACTTTGCCGGTGAGGAAGTGAAGGTGAAGCTGGGTGAGTTAAACGGCCGCTGGGACAACTTGAAGGCCAAGGCCTCCCAGAGGAGACAGGACCTGGAGGACTCTCTGCAGGCCCAGCAGTACTTTGCTGATGCCAATGAAGCTGAGTCATGGATGAGGGAGAAGGAGCCCATTGTGGGGAGCACAGACTATGGCAAAGATGAAGATTCTGCCGAG GCCCTGTTGAAGAAGCACGAGGCTCTTATGTCTGACCTGATTGCCTATGGCAGCAGCATCCAGGGCCTGAAGGAACAGGCCCAGTCCTGCAGG CAACAAGTGGCTCCCACTGATGATGAGACAGGGAAGGAGCTGGTCTTGGCCTTGTACGACTACCAGGAGAAGAGCCCCCGTGAAGTCACCATGAAGAAGGGCGACATCCTCACTCTGCTCAACAGCACCAACAAA GATTGGTGGAAAGTGGAGGTCAACGATCGCCAGGGCTTCGTTCCTGCTGCCTATGTGAAGAAGCTTGACCCCACCCAGTCTTCCTCCAGGGAAAACCTCCTGGATGAGCAAGGCAGCATTGCACTGCGCCAAGACCAGATCGAGAATCA GTATGGGACTCTTTTGGAGCTGGGTGAGAAACGCAAGGACATGCTAGAGAAGAGCTGCAAGAAGTTCATGTTGTTCCGCGAGGCCAACGAGCTCCAGCAGTGGATCAACGAGAAGGAGAGCGCTCTCACTAATGAGGAGGTGGGCTCTGACCTGGAGCAGGTCGAGGTCCTCCAGAAGAAGTTTGATGACTTCCAGAAG GACCTGAAGGCCAATGAATCTCGCCTGAGAGACATCAACAAGGTGGCGTCTGAGCTGGAGTCTGAAGGCCTCATGGCTGAGGAGGCCCCCATGGTCCAGGCCCAG CAACAGGAACTGCTTGGAGCTGCTCCTGGCAAG GATGAAGCTGATTCAAAGAATGCCTCCCCATGGAAG AATATACGCTTGGCTGTTCAAACAACGGCTAACTTTAATACTATCAAG GAGCTGAACAATCGCTGGCGGTCCCTGCAGCAGTTGGCTGAAGAGAGGAGCAACATGCTGGGCAGTGCTCATGAGGTGCAGCGATTCCACAG gGATGCTGATGAGACCAAAGAGTGGATCGAGGAGAAGAACCAGGCCCTCAACACTGACAACTACGGTCACGACTTGGCCAGCGTACAAGCTCTGCAGCGCAAACATGAAGGTTTTGAGAGAGACCTGGCAGCCTTGGGTGACAAG GTGAACTCCCTTGGGGAGACAGCAGAGCGTCTGATCCAGTCCCATCCAGAGGCAGTGGATGATATCCAGGAGAAATGCACTGAGCTGAACACTGCCTGGAGCAGCCTAGTGGGACGTGCTGACCAGCGCAAGGATAAACTTGGGAACTCCCACGACCTGCAGCGCTTCCTCTCGGATTTCAG AGATTTGATGTCCTGGATCAATGGCATCCGAGGACTGGTATCCTCAGAGGAGTTGGCCAAGGATGTAACTGGAGCTGAAGCCCTTCTGGAAAGACACCAG GAGCACCGAACAGAGATTGATGCCCGCGCTGGCACCTTCCAGGCTTTTGAGCAGTTCGGCCAGCAGCTGCTTGCACGAGGTCACTATGCTAGCCCAGAGATTCAGCAGAAGCTGGAGGCTCTAGACCGTGAGCGTGCCGACCTGGAGAAGGCCTGGGTGCAGCGCCGCATGATGCTTGACCAATGCCTTGAGCTCCAG CTCTTCAACAGGGACTGTGAGCAGGCTGAGAACTGGATGGCAGCTCGTGAAGCCTTCCTCGCCAGCGATGACAAGGGCGACTCCCTTGACAGTGTGGAGGCACTCATCAAGAAACATGAGGACTTTGATAAGGCTATCAACGTACAG GAGGAGAAGATCGCTGCTCTACAGTCCTTTGCTGACCAGCTGATCGGAGCTGACCACTATGCCAAACCTGAAATTTTCAACCGCCGCAATGAAGTCCTGGACAG GTGGCGCCGACTGAAGGCCCAGATGATTGAAAAGCGTTCGAAGTTGGGCGAGTCCCAGACGTTGCAGCAGTTCAGCCGGGACGTGGACGAGATTGAGGCTTGGATCAGCGAGAAGCTGCAGACCGCCACTGACGAATCCTACAAAGACCCCACCAACATCCAG CTGTCCAAGCTGCTG AGCAAGCATCAGAAACACCAGGCGTTCGAGGCAGAGCTGCACGCCAACGCAGACCGAATCCGTGGAGTCATCGATACCGGTAACAGCCTGATTCAGAGGGGCGCCTGTGCTGGCAGCGAGGATGCAGTCAAG GCACGTCTCAACGCTCTTGATGAACAGTGGCAGTTCTTAGTCAACAAGTCGGCAGAGAAGAGCCAGAAGCTGAAGGAGGCCAACAAGCAGCAAAACTTCAACACCGGCATCAAGGACTTTGACTTCTGGCTCTCTGAG GTGGAAGCCCTTCTTGCCTCTGAGGACTATGGCAAAGATCTGGCCTCAGTCAACAACCTGCTGAAGAAACACCAGCTGCTGGAGGCTGATATTTCTGCACATGAG GACCGTTTGAAGGATCTGAATGGTCAGGCTGACAGCCTGATGGCCAGCAATGCCTTTGACACCTCGCAGGTGAAAGACAAGCGAGATGCCGTCAATGGCCGCTTCACCAAGATCAAGAGCATGGCTGCAGGCCGCCGTGCCAAGCTCAATGAGTCGCACCGCCTGCACCAGTTCTTTAGGGACCTGGATGATGAGGAGTCTTGGATCAA AGAAAAGAAGCTGCTTGTGAGTTCGGAGGACTATGGACGTGATTTGACAGGAGTACAGAATCTGAGGAAGAAACACAAGAGACTGGAGGCCGAGCTGGGCGCCCATGAGCCGGCCATACAG tcGGTACTGGACACGGGGAAGAAGCTGTCTGATGACAACACCATTGGCCAGGAGGAGATCCAGCAGAGGCTTGCCCAGTTTGTCGACCACTGGAAGGAGCTCAAGGACTTATCTGGAGCAAG GGGACAGAGGCTGGAGGAGTCGCTGGAGTACCAGCAGTTTGTGGCTAatgtggaagaagaagaagcttgGATTAATGAGAAGTTGAATCTAGTGGGGAGCGAGGACTACGGTGATACTCTGGCTGCTGTGCAG gGCTTGCTGAAAAAACATGAAGCATTTGAGACTGACTTCACCGTGCACAGGGACAGAGTCAATGATGTGTGTGCTAATGGAGATGAGCTCATCAAGAAG aACAACCACCACGTGGACAATATTAGTGCCAAGATGGCCGCTCTGCGGGGCAAGGTGTCGGAGCTGGAGAGGGCAGCCGCCCAGAGGAAGGCCAAGCTGGACGAAAACtcagccttcctgcagttcaaCTGGAAGGCCGATGTGGTGGAGTCCTGGATCG gtgagaAGGAGAACAGCCTGAAGACTGACGACTATGGCAGAGACCTCTCCTCAGTGCAGACTCTGCTCACCAAGCAG GAAACGTTCGACGCCGGCCTCCAGGCCTTCCAGCAGGAGGGAATCACCAACATCACGGCCCTCAAGGACCAGCTGCTGGCTGCCAAGCACGTCCAGTCCAAGGCCATCGAAGCTCGCCACGCCGCCCTGATGAAGCGCTGGAACCAGCTGCTGTCCAACTCAGCCGCACGCAAGAAGAAGCTTCTGGAGGCTCAAGAGCACTTCAGAAAG GTTGAGGATTTGTTCTTGACGTTTGCCAAAAAGGCCTCGGCTTTCAACAGCTGGTTCGAGAACGCCGAGGAAGATCTGACCGACCCAGTGAGGTGCAACTCTCTGGAGGAGATCCGGGCTCTCCGTGAAGCCCACGAGGCCTTCCGGTCGTCGCTCAGCTCCGCGCAGGCCGACTTCAACCAGCTGGCCGAGCTGGACCGACAGATCAAGAGCTACCAGGTGGTGTCCAACCCCTACACCTGGTTTACCATGGAGGCCCTGGAGGAGACCTGGAGGAACCTGCAGAAGATCATCAAG GAGCgagagctggagctgcagaaggagcagaggaggcaggaggaaaatgATAAGTTGCGTCAGGAGTTTGCACAGCACGCCAACGCTTTCCACCAGTGGCTGCAGGAGACCAG GTCTTGTATGGTAGAAGAGTCAGGCACCCTGGAGTCCCAGCTGGAGGCCACCAAG cgTAAGCACCAGGAGATCCGGGCCATGCGCAGCCAGCTTAAGAAGATAGAGGACTTGGGTGCGGCCATGGAGGAGGCGCTGATTTTAGACAACAAATACACTGAGCACAGTACAGTGGGCCTGGCCCAGCAGTGGGACCAGCTGGACCAACTGGGAATGAGGATGCAACACAACCTGGAGCAGCAGATACAggccag GAACACGACTGGAGTAACAGAAGAAGCCCTGAAGGAGTTCAGCATGATGTTCAA GCACTTCGACAAAGAGAAGTCAGGCCGTCTGAACCACCAAGAATTCAAGTCATGTCTGCGCTCGCTGGGCTACGACCTGCCCATGGTGGAGGAGGGCGAACCAGACCCGGAGTTCGAGTCCATCCTAGACACCGTGGATCCCAACAG GGATGGCAACGTGTCCTTGCAGGAGTACATGGCCTTCATGATCAGCCGCGAGACGGAGAACGTCAAGTCTAGTGAGGAGATAGAGAGCGCCTTCCGGGCCCTTAGCACCGAGAACAAGCCCTACGTCACCAAAGAAGAGCTCTACCAG AACCTGACCAAGGAGCAGGCCGACTACTGCCTGTCACACATGAAGCCCTACCTGGACAGCAAGGGACGGGAGCTGCCGTCGGCCTTCGACTTTGTCGAGTTCACTCGCTCGCTCTTCGTCAACTGA